The following coding sequences lie in one Pelobacter seleniigenes DSM 18267 genomic window:
- a CDS encoding sensor domain-containing diguanylate cyclase, with protein sequence MDSRLASNNDVDRLIEEQIKLPSPPTIAVQILNTVQDEAASLQDLTQIIAADPALTLKMLRAANSGLYSMPYEISTIERAVSILGTNVVKNIALSFVIAKDLRGTESGQFDFDYFWRRSVTTAVAAELLCKLLKHDNHDIFVTALLQDIGVLILFLGKGSEYSGLLEERMLLERTLRDLEKAKFGFDHQQVGAALLKAWGVPDRISEPLKFHHESVAAPDSYVQTAQILRIADQLASIYSEINSAEKVRHLQHELFRTFRFRPDQVRDLVDDVATKSVEFLEAFDLDPGEIKPYSQMLQEANEELSRLNLSYEQVVLELKEAKENAQNLANELREAVARLKELVFRDSLTGLYNHRYFQEIFEQELARSLRYQSSVGLLLFDIDKFKDVNDNFGHPAGDLVLMNISKAVQCAVRPTDVVARYGGEEFAVVLPHTNQAGMRVFAERLRRSVEGIATVSEGVELRVTISIGGACWTLDRPQVSKEQLIHTADRALYMSKRNGRNQVTILEP encoded by the coding sequence ATGGATTCCAGACTTGCGAGCAACAATGACGTTGACCGCCTTATTGAGGAGCAGATCAAGCTCCCTTCACCACCGACTATTGCTGTGCAGATCCTGAATACTGTGCAGGATGAAGCCGCTTCGCTGCAGGATTTGACCCAGATTATCGCTGCGGATCCGGCCCTGACGCTCAAGATGTTGCGCGCGGCAAATTCCGGCTTGTATTCGATGCCCTATGAGATTTCTACCATCGAGCGGGCGGTGAGTATTCTGGGGACCAATGTCGTAAAAAATATCGCTTTATCTTTTGTCATTGCCAAAGACCTGCGTGGAACGGAGAGCGGGCAATTCGATTTTGATTACTTCTGGAGACGATCAGTCACCACGGCGGTTGCTGCCGAACTCCTATGCAAACTGCTCAAACACGACAATCACGATATTTTTGTCACCGCTCTGCTCCAGGATATCGGAGTTCTGATCCTGTTTTTGGGAAAGGGCAGCGAATATAGCGGCCTGTTGGAAGAACGGATGTTGTTGGAAAGGACTTTGCGGGATCTGGAAAAGGCTAAATTCGGCTTCGACCACCAACAAGTCGGTGCTGCACTGTTGAAAGCCTGGGGGGTGCCCGACCGGATCTCCGAACCTTTAAAGTTTCACCACGAATCTGTCGCTGCTCCAGATTCATATGTGCAAACCGCACAGATTCTGAGAATTGCCGACCAATTGGCGTCAATTTACAGTGAGATCAACAGCGCTGAGAAGGTTCGTCATCTGCAACACGAGTTGTTTAGAACTTTTCGCTTCAGACCTGACCAAGTCCGTGATCTGGTTGACGATGTTGCAACCAAAAGTGTGGAGTTCCTCGAGGCTTTCGATCTGGATCCTGGAGAGATCAAGCCCTATTCGCAGATGCTGCAGGAAGCCAACGAAGAATTGAGCCGACTCAACCTGTCTTATGAACAGGTGGTGCTGGAGCTTAAAGAAGCCAAGGAAAATGCCCAGAACCTTGCCAATGAACTTCGCGAAGCGGTGGCGCGCTTGAAGGAGCTTGTTTTTCGCGACAGCCTGACCGGCCTCTATAATCATCGCTATTTCCAGGAAATTTTTGAGCAGGAACTGGCCCGGTCTTTGCGCTATCAATCTTCCGTCGGTCTGCTCCTGTTTGATATCGATAAGTTTAAAGATGTGAATGATAATTTTGGTCACCCGGCCGGTGACCTGGTGTTGATGAATATTTCAAAAGCAGTGCAGTGCGCCGTTCGGCCGACGGATGTCGTCGCCCGCTATGGTGGTGAGGAATTTGCCGTCGTTCTCCCTCACACCAATCAGGCCGGCATGCGGGTGTTTGCCGAGCGGTTGCGGCGCAGCGTCGAAGGCATCGCTACTGTTTCCGAAGGTGTTGAACTCAGAGTGACGATCAGTATCGGCGGGGCCTGCTGGACCCTTGACCGCCCTCAGGTCAGTAAAGAGCAGCTGATTCATACCGCGGATCGGGCACTTTACATGTCCAAAAGAAACGGGCGCAATCAGGTGACAATTCTTGAGCCTTAA
- a CDS encoding type II secretion system F family protein: MPTYQCKIGTVDGRIVEKVYESGSRFQLKENLEDQGFHVFLIRRHYLSFLDGGKGRAVRLSGRQFLSFNQELLVLLRSGLSVLKIFDTQLEQMEAGPFRDVIAEIREDIRGGSSLSEAFAKHPRSFSPLYIAALKAGEKTGDLPETLARFLAYQKRVEAIRAKVRSASFYPLLLTTAAIVVVIFLMLYVVPRFSQIYADANVQLPLITQILILVSDIVGRYWYLVIGAVVLAIVLCKPILRTSQGRLRIDGLLLKIPFFGRLAIDYALSSFARTLGTILNSGTPLVEAMKMARGTLNNLRLEQGMIQAIQRVEEGSALSDALGRTGYFPALALRMVNVGETSGSLTEMLSDIADYYEAAVEARLNRLTTMIEPVLMMVMGLLIAFIIVAMYVPIFQLAGTVA; this comes from the coding sequence ATGCCCACTTATCAATGTAAAATAGGAACCGTCGACGGACGTATTGTCGAGAAGGTCTATGAGTCGGGATCTCGTTTTCAGCTGAAAGAGAATCTTGAGGACCAGGGCTTTCACGTTTTTTTGATTCGCCGACATTATTTGTCCTTTCTCGATGGAGGAAAGGGCAGGGCGGTGCGGCTGAGCGGTCGGCAGTTTTTGAGCTTCAACCAGGAACTGCTGGTGCTGCTGCGCTCCGGGTTATCGGTCCTGAAAATCTTTGACACCCAGCTTGAGCAGATGGAGGCAGGCCCGTTTCGTGATGTCATCGCTGAAATCAGGGAAGACATCCGCGGCGGCAGCTCCCTCTCGGAAGCTTTTGCCAAGCATCCCCGTTCCTTTTCGCCTCTTTACATTGCGGCGCTGAAAGCCGGAGAAAAAACCGGCGATCTTCCGGAAACCCTGGCGCGCTTTCTGGCCTATCAAAAGCGGGTCGAGGCCATTCGTGCCAAAGTCCGCAGCGCCTCGTTCTACCCCTTGCTACTGACCACCGCCGCCATTGTGGTGGTGATTTTTCTGATGCTCTACGTGGTCCCGCGTTTCAGCCAGATTTATGCAGACGCCAATGTGCAACTCCCGCTGATCACGCAGATTCTGATTCTTGTTTCAGATATTGTCGGGCGCTATTGGTATCTGGTGATCGGTGCTGTGGTTCTGGCCATAGTGCTGTGTAAACCGATATTAAGAACGTCCCAGGGACGCCTGCGGATTGACGGGCTGTTGTTGAAGATCCCTTTCTTTGGTCGGCTGGCCATTGATTATGCCTTATCCAGTTTTGCCCGGACCCTGGGAACCATTTTAAACAGTGGAACCCCGCTGGTCGAAGCCATGAAAATGGCGCGGGGAACCCTGAACAACCTGCGCCTTGAACAAGGCATGATCCAGGCGATTCAGCGGGTTGAAGAGGGGTCTGCGTTGTCTGACGCGTTGGGGCGGACCGGTTACTTCCCCGCTTTGGCGTTACGCATGGTCAATGTCGGAGAAACCTCCGGATCGCTGACTGAAATGCTGAGTGATATCGCGGATTATTACGAAGCCGCTGTCGAAGCCCGTTTGAACCGACTGACCACGATGATTGAGCCGGTGCTGATGATGGTGATGGGGCTGCTGATCGCATTCATTATTGTGGCGATGTACGTCCCGATTTTCCAGTTGGCCGGGACCGTCGCTTAA
- a CDS encoding GspE/PulE family protein: MVFQNRQIGRILADMGAIAPAEIDLLLEKQSQTGQRFGTIGVETGMFTDIELAQGLAERFQYDFIDLKDVALDPELVASLPSDLSIKYNLVPLDRHENTLVVAVADPTDIAVLDKLELQLGCRLEIKIAAQSQIERLIERGAGSQRVLREASEDFKLQLIKETEKGDEVLSIDKLTADTSPIIRLIDSTLFDALKKRASDIHIEATSDGVVIKYRVDGVLYQATETIDSRFQSPIISRIKVMSELDISERRIPQDGRFKVRLGDKSIDFRVSIMPTSYGEDAVIRILDKESIAADMKGLTFESLGFAEREMARMRARIREPYGMVLVTGPTGSGKTTTLYAALSEINSTEEKIVTIEDPVEYQVKGVVQVPVNEKKGLTFARGLRSILRHDPDKIMVGEIRDPETAQIAVQSALTGHLVFTTVHANNVFDVLGRFLHMGIDPYNFVSCLNCVMAQRLVRVLCRHCKTPVTYERDLLASYGLSEEQCARANFYEAPGCKECGGLGFSGRSAIVELLEMNDDMRELIAAKSPISELKKRALQNGTIFLRQAALEKVLRGETTFKEIDRVTFAEG; this comes from the coding sequence ATGGTGTTTCAGAACAGACAGATTGGACGCATCCTGGCAGATATGGGGGCGATTGCTCCTGCGGAAATCGATCTGCTTCTGGAAAAACAAAGCCAGACCGGACAGCGTTTTGGAACGATCGGCGTTGAGACCGGGATGTTTACCGATATTGAATTGGCACAGGGCCTGGCCGAGCGTTTTCAGTATGATTTTATTGATCTGAAAGATGTGGCGCTTGATCCTGAGCTGGTGGCCTCTTTACCTTCCGATCTCTCCATCAAGTACAACCTGGTTCCCTTGGACCGGCATGAGAATACCCTGGTGGTGGCCGTTGCCGACCCGACCGACATTGCCGTGCTGGATAAGCTGGAGTTGCAGCTGGGTTGCCGTCTCGAGATTAAAATCGCCGCGCAAAGTCAGATCGAACGGCTGATCGAACGCGGAGCCGGTTCCCAGCGGGTGCTGCGGGAGGCCTCGGAAGATTTCAAGCTGCAGCTGATCAAAGAGACCGAAAAAGGGGATGAAGTTCTCTCCATTGACAAACTCACCGCTGATACCAGTCCGATTATTCGGCTGATCGATTCGACCCTGTTCGATGCCCTGAAAAAGCGCGCCAGCGATATCCATATTGAGGCGACCAGTGACGGGGTGGTGATCAAATACCGGGTCGACGGGGTGCTTTACCAGGCGACGGAGACCATCGACAGCCGCTTTCAAAGCCCGATTATTTCGCGGATCAAGGTCATGAGCGAACTCGACATCTCCGAGCGGCGCATTCCGCAGGACGGACGCTTCAAGGTCCGGCTGGGTGATAAATCCATCGATTTCCGGGTTTCGATCATGCCGACCAGTTACGGTGAAGATGCGGTCATCCGGATTTTGGACAAAGAATCGATTGCGGCTGACATGAAGGGCCTGACCTTCGAATCGCTGGGCTTTGCCGAGCGGGAAATGGCGCGAATGCGGGCCCGGATTCGCGAGCCTTACGGCATGGTGCTGGTGACCGGGCCGACCGGTAGCGGCAAAACCACCACCCTCTATGCGGCCTTGTCGGAAATCAATTCCACGGAAGAAAAGATCGTCACCATCGAGGATCCGGTTGAATACCAGGTCAAGGGGGTGGTTCAGGTTCCTGTCAACGAGAAAAAGGGCCTGACCTTTGCCCGCGGCTTGCGTTCGATCCTGCGTCACGACCCGGACAAGATCATGGTCGGGGAGATCCGTGACCCGGAGACCGCGCAGATTGCCGTCCAGTCGGCGTTAACCGGGCACCTGGTGTTCACCACGGTCCATGCCAACAATGTTTTCGATGTGCTCGGGCGTTTCCTGCATATGGGGATCGATCCCTATAATTTCGTCTCCTGTCTCAACTGTGTCATGGCGCAACGGCTGGTCCGGGTCCTCTGCCGGCACTGCAAAACCCCGGTCACCTATGAGCGTGATCTTCTGGCGTCTTATGGGTTGAGCGAAGAACAATGCGCCCGCGCCAATTTTTATGAAGCGCCCGGCTGTAAAGAGTGTGGCGGGCTCGGTTTTTCCGGGCGCAGCGCCATTGTCGAACTGCTGGAGATGAATGATGACATGCGCGAGTTGATTGCCGCCAAAAGCCCGATCTCGGAGCTGAAGAAAAGAGCGCTGCAGAACGGCACCATCTTCCTGCGTCAGGCCGCGCTGGAAAAGGTTTTACGGGGCGAAACCACCTTTAAGGAAATCGACCGCGTCACTTTTGCAGAAGGGTAG
- the pilM gene encoding type IV pilus biogenesis protein PilM yields the protein MLRRTYIGLDIREQGLRAMAIQRRGHQLALAGAQQEAFAGQVLSAHFNQLNIHDEDGFCTTLKTTLAPLTGRNERVSVALPDRAGQLFLVDVETPFNSRAEGVEVLRWQLKDSLPGKAQQFALDFQVMDEREPGLKKVLVAVISRAVLAQYEDLFARAGYAATVIDFHSLSLYNAYRSKIDLGQDFILIGVDGSQLSLQVFFDRVLSFCRCRSVDIDPAGVCRELNRSLVACRSHFTGFGRLPVYLHTDWDKQGELFDAVDDVFEQSVQLLISPVSKLQNGFGNHLSAERTSGMVAALGAAERMMKGGA from the coding sequence ATGCTGCGTCGTACATATATCGGTTTGGATATCCGCGAGCAAGGGTTGCGTGCTATGGCCATTCAACGGCGTGGCCATCAATTGGCCCTGGCTGGCGCTCAGCAGGAAGCATTTGCAGGCCAGGTTCTGTCGGCCCATTTCAACCAGCTGAATATCCATGACGAAGACGGCTTCTGCACAACGTTGAAGACAACCCTCGCCCCGCTGACCGGCCGCAATGAAAGAGTTTCCGTTGCGCTGCCGGACCGGGCCGGGCAATTATTCCTGGTCGACGTGGAAACCCCTTTCAACAGCCGCGCCGAAGGGGTGGAAGTGCTGCGTTGGCAGTTGAAGGATTCCTTGCCGGGGAAGGCCCAACAGTTCGCCCTCGATTTTCAGGTCATGGACGAACGTGAACCGGGACTGAAAAAAGTATTGGTCGCGGTGATTTCACGCGCCGTTCTTGCCCAGTACGAAGACCTGTTTGCCCGGGCCGGCTATGCCGCAACCGTGATCGATTTTCATTCCCTCAGCCTGTATAACGCCTATCGCTCCAAAATTGATCTGGGGCAGGACTTTATCCTGATCGGAGTTGACGGTTCCCAGCTCAGTCTACAGGTGTTTTTCGATCGGGTTCTCAGCTTTTGCCGCTGTCGCAGCGTTGACATCGATCCGGCCGGGGTCTGCCGGGAACTGAATCGATCGCTGGTGGCTTGCCGCAGCCATTTTACCGGGTTCGGCAGATTGCCGGTGTACCTGCATACGGATTGGGACAAGCAAGGCGAGCTGTTCGACGCGGTGGATGATGTGTTCGAGCAGAGCGTACAACTGCTGATCTCACCGGTCAGCAAGTTGCAGAACGGTTTCGGCAATCATCTCTCAGCGGAGCGCACCAGTGGAATGGTGGCCGCGTTGGGAGCGGCTGAGCGGATGATGAAAGGAGGCGCCTGA
- a CDS encoding PilN domain-containing protein, translating to MQLTINLASRRYLNRRLSQLIFWVLVLLLSGIITWQVSSFLAARQQERDYRSHLQALQEQLTGKRPEQQSAAGLAQQQTAYDRAAILLQQDAFRWTLLFDRMEHLLPTGISLRSFNPDYEKNSLVLTGVAKDLSRLQALLDNLHGADFQHAYLINQGEVQVDDGRGGKRTALSFSINLAGVF from the coding sequence ATGCAGTTGACGATCAATCTGGCCAGCCGCAGATACCTGAATCGGCGTCTTTCCCAACTGATTTTCTGGGTCCTGGTGCTGTTGCTGTCCGGCATTATCACCTGGCAGGTCAGTTCTTTCCTCGCTGCACGGCAACAGGAGCGGGACTATCGATCCCATCTGCAGGCGTTGCAGGAACAGCTGACCGGAAAACGGCCGGAACAGCAGAGCGCCGCGGGGCTGGCCCAGCAGCAGACCGCTTATGATCGCGCCGCAATCCTGTTGCAACAGGATGCGTTTCGCTGGACCCTGTTGTTTGACCGGATGGAACACCTGCTGCCCACGGGCATCAGCCTGCGCAGTTTTAATCCCGATTATGAGAAAAACTCCCTGGTGCTGACCGGGGTGGCCAAGGATCTGTCCCGCTTGCAGGCTCTTTTGGATAACCTCCATGGCGCGGATTTTCAACATGCCTACCTGATCAATCAGGGCGAAGTCCAGGTCGATGACGGGCGGGGCGGCAAGCGGACCGCATTGAGTTTCTCCATCAATCTGGCGGGGGTGTTCTGA
- the pilO gene encoding type 4a pilus biogenesis protein PilO, whose translation MQQKFSLLQTVWEQRRGQVICVGALLLVICALGAVHGWSVAPRLSELQDEQLRLQKEVRERQLEFARSGVPVSTAEQLKSNLQRFQELIPAINQFSLFVGELFSWADQSGLMIHQISYRPEGDEAIGDIRYGLSFSVDGDYGDVKKFLYLLENTDRILIIENISLSGREGAGRGEDTVSLRIQLATYFREEAT comes from the coding sequence ATGCAGCAGAAATTTTCCCTCTTGCAAACGGTCTGGGAGCAACGGCGTGGTCAGGTGATCTGTGTCGGCGCTTTGCTGCTGGTGATCTGCGCCCTGGGAGCGGTCCACGGCTGGTCTGTCGCTCCGCGGCTGAGTGAGCTGCAGGATGAACAGCTGCGCCTGCAGAAGGAAGTCCGTGAGCGTCAGCTTGAATTCGCCCGTAGTGGCGTTCCGGTCTCCACCGCGGAACAGCTCAAGAGTAACCTGCAGCGTTTTCAGGAACTGATTCCGGCGATTAACCAGTTTTCCCTGTTTGTCGGCGAGCTGTTTTCCTGGGCCGATCAATCCGGTCTGATGATTCATCAGATCAGTTATCGGCCCGAAGGGGACGAGGCCATTGGCGATATCCGTTATGGTTTGAGCTTCTCCGTCGATGGTGACTATGGCGATGTCAAAAAATTCCTTTATTTGCTCGAGAATACCGACCGCATCCTGATTATTGAAAACATCTCTCTGTCCGGTCGGGAAGGGGCCGGGCGGGGCGAGGATACAGTCAGTTTGCGAATTCAATTGGCCACGTATTTCAGGGAGGAAGCGACATGA
- a CDS encoding secretin N-terminal domain-containing protein — translation MTLNRQYYGRFRLILPVLLLSFLLAGCVAGQKSFNRGAQAFEQENYDQAVAELLTAVEKNPGEPQFRLKLNQARNRAALEHKKSGDDFFAHQHYRDAIREYQLAAELDKSLFAATDGLQTANAYLQARELVDEAETLLQNSRLDQAREAVNQALSLVPDYQPALKIQQKIKQSQFALVDGVQLEVKSTQPINLNFRDTKLPDVFDILTRLSGINFILDEDIRNDKTTLFLEQATFAQALELLLRMNKLDKKILNSKTIILFPKTRDKQKQFEDQIIQTFYLSHIDAKKAVNLLRTMLQVRKIYVQEELNAIVIRDQPDVIKLAQKMIEANDRGSSEVVFDLELLEVNHSDTRELGLKLSNYSIGAGLSVENSGKIADAGLSAGGSTANLVDFTKNLDPFYSIPTAAFRFLKTLVNAEVLANPKIRVRNREKAKVHVGSREPVITVTINDTLTSENVQYIDVGVKLDVEPTIQLDKTIVTKLGLEVSNVSGREKTTNGTAVITISSTNADTTLTLRDGEQTIIGGLIRNDNSSTKNKIPLLGDIPVVGEIFNGTDHSKIKREILLSITPHIVKFVSVPQGDTASIWSGGEDDLKFGRNFGTFADEYANGQGGIQEGTAAAPEGLTTPSPEQPSLPAPAPAPAPAPAPAPAPAPAPAPAPAPAPDAMNIPEPPPPAMAVPEPLIEENIPAEGAIIAPPAAAQVFLLGPPALAVGDVVNAGLEIRTTDDLADLTLHLSYDPALFELVDASPGSLFRTLDDALVSVSVDPQQGLVALEKTAGPTVSGRGQLLSLKLKALAPGKTQLVPAVLQMSNSRGQELSPNVAGYYLTIVN, via the coding sequence ATGACCTTGAACAGACAATACTACGGGAGGTTCCGATTAATTCTTCCGGTTTTACTGCTGTCTTTCCTGCTTGCCGGTTGTGTGGCCGGGCAGAAATCTTTCAACCGGGGAGCGCAGGCTTTTGAACAGGAGAATTATGATCAGGCCGTGGCCGAACTGCTTACCGCGGTCGAGAAAAATCCGGGCGAGCCTCAGTTCAGGCTCAAATTGAATCAGGCCCGCAACCGGGCGGCGCTGGAGCACAAGAAAAGCGGCGATGATTTTTTCGCTCATCAGCACTATCGTGACGCCATCCGTGAATATCAGTTAGCTGCCGAACTGGACAAGTCTCTGTTTGCTGCGACGGACGGCCTGCAAACCGCAAACGCTTATCTCCAGGCCCGGGAGCTGGTTGATGAGGCCGAAACCTTGCTTCAGAACAGCCGCCTGGACCAGGCCCGCGAAGCGGTCAATCAGGCCCTTTCCCTGGTACCGGACTATCAACCCGCACTCAAGATTCAACAAAAAATCAAACAGAGTCAGTTCGCCTTGGTAGACGGGGTTCAACTGGAGGTCAAGTCAACCCAGCCGATTAACCTGAACTTTCGCGACACCAAGCTTCCGGATGTGTTCGATATCCTGACCCGGCTGTCCGGCATCAATTTCATTCTTGATGAAGATATTCGTAACGACAAGACCACGCTGTTCCTGGAGCAGGCCACCTTTGCCCAGGCCCTGGAATTATTGTTGCGGATGAACAAGCTCGACAAAAAGATTCTCAACAGCAAAACCATTATTTTGTTTCCAAAAACCAGGGATAAGCAAAAACAGTTTGAAGATCAGATTATCCAGACCTTTTACCTGTCCCATATTGATGCCAAAAAGGCGGTCAACCTGCTGCGAACCATGCTGCAGGTCAGAAAAATCTATGTCCAGGAAGAGCTGAACGCCATTGTCATTCGCGACCAGCCCGATGTCATCAAGCTGGCCCAGAAAATGATCGAAGCCAATGACCGGGGTAGCTCCGAAGTCGTCTTTGATCTGGAACTGCTTGAAGTCAACCACAGCGACACTCGCGAACTCGGTCTGAAACTGAGCAACTATTCCATCGGCGCGGGACTGAGCGTGGAGAACAGTGGTAAGATCGCCGATGCAGGACTGTCGGCCGGGGGCAGTACCGCGAACCTGGTTGACTTCACCAAAAACCTCGATCCATTTTATTCCATCCCGACCGCGGCGTTCCGTTTCCTGAAAACCCTGGTCAATGCTGAAGTCCTGGCCAACCCAAAAATCAGGGTCAGAAACCGGGAGAAGGCCAAGGTGCATGTCGGCAGCCGGGAGCCGGTGATCACGGTGACCATTAACGACACGCTGACCTCGGAAAATGTCCAATACATTGATGTCGGCGTCAAACTGGATGTTGAACCGACCATCCAACTGGACAAGACGATTGTCACCAAGTTGGGGCTGGAAGTCAGCAACGTCTCCGGGCGGGAGAAGACCACCAACGGCACGGCCGTTATCACCATCTCCTCGACCAATGCCGACACCACTTTAACCCTGCGCGACGGTGAACAGACCATCATTGGCGGCCTGATCAGGAATGATAATTCATCGACCAAAAACAAAATCCCCTTGCTGGGGGATATTCCGGTGGTCGGGGAAATTTTTAACGGGACCGATCACAGCAAAATCAAGCGGGAGATTCTGCTCTCCATTACCCCGCACATTGTGAAGTTTGTTTCGGTCCCCCAAGGGGACACGGCCAGCATCTGGTCGGGCGGAGAGGATGACCTGAAATTCGGACGTAACTTTGGAACCTTTGCTGACGAATATGCCAACGGGCAAGGGGGTATCCAGGAGGGCACAGCGGCTGCGCCCGAGGGCTTGACAACTCCGTCACCCGAGCAACCCTCTTTACCAGCACCAGCACCAGCACCAGCACCAGCACCAGCACCAGCACCAGCACCAGCACCAGCACCAGCACCAGCACCAGCACCAGCACCGGATGCGATGAATATCCCGGAGCCGCCGCCACCAGCCATGGCTGTACCTGAGCCGTTGATAGAAGAGAATATCCCTGCAGAAGGAGCGATTATTGCCCCTCCGGCCGCAGCGCAGGTTTTTTTGCTGGGGCCGCCCGCTTTGGCTGTCGGTGATGTGGTGAATGCCGGTCTGGAGATCAGAACCACGGATGATCTGGCTGATCTGACTCTGCACCTGAGTTATGATCCAGCCCTGTTTGAATTGGTTGATGCCAGTCCGGGATCTCTGTTTCGGACCCTTGATGACGCGTTGGTTTCGGTCTCCGTTGACCCACAGCAAGGACTTGTTGCTCTGGAAAAAACAGCTGGTCCGACAGTCTCCGGCAGAGGGCAGCTGTTGTCCTTAAAATTGAAAGCGCTTGCGCCAGGGAAAACACAGCTTGTTCCTGCTGTACTGCAAATGAGCAATAGCCGGGGGCAGGAACTGAGCCCGAACGTTGCTGGCTATTACCTGACGATCGTAAATTAA
- a CDS encoding type II secretion system protein — MLRRLQQSAGLTLIEMLIALAILAVLATAVLPMAEVTVKRTKELELRRALREIRSALDEYKTDYDKAANEKKIFVTVGESGYPAELETLLTGNDWGGLYQYPRKYLRRIPRDPFDTDQEGWGLRSYTDEADSSVWGGEDVYDVYSQSDEIALDGTYYRDW, encoded by the coding sequence ATGCTCAGACGTTTACAACAATCAGCCGGACTCACTTTGATCGAGATGCTGATTGCATTAGCGATCCTGGCCGTTTTGGCCACTGCAGTTCTGCCGATGGCGGAGGTCACAGTCAAGAGAACCAAGGAACTGGAACTCCGCCGGGCTTTGCGCGAGATTCGTTCCGCGCTGGACGAATATAAAACCGATTATGATAAGGCCGCCAATGAGAAAAAGATCTTTGTGACGGTTGGCGAATCGGGTTATCCGGCGGAACTGGAAACTCTGTTGACCGGAAATGACTGGGGGGGGTTGTATCAATATCCCCGAAAGTACTTGCGCAGAATTCCCCGGGATCCGTTTGATACCGACCAGGAAGGCTGGGGCCTGCGTTCCTATACTGATGAAGCCGACTCTTCAGTCTGGGGGGGGGAGGATGTTTATGATGTCTATAGCCAGAGTGATGAGATCGCTCTTGATGGAACCTATTACAGGGACTGGTGA
- a CDS encoding type IV pilin protein, translating into MTELRCSILKNQRGFTLFELLAVMLIMAVLATIAVPSYKRSQIKAQETVLAEDLFQMRRAIDAYFSDHARYPDSLDQLVENKYLRGIPRDPFTRTEDSWKCVAPEPGESGAVAEGGCFDVRSGSDLIGLNDTPYQDW; encoded by the coding sequence ATGACTGAATTACGCTGCTCAATTCTCAAGAATCAACGGGGGTTTACCCTGTTCGAACTGCTGGCTGTCATGCTGATCATGGCGGTCCTGGCGACGATTGCGGTTCCCAGCTATAAACGAAGCCAGATCAAAGCGCAGGAAACCGTGCTGGCAGAGGACCTGTTTCAGATGCGGCGTGCTATTGATGCTTACTTTTCCGACCATGCCCGCTACCCGGACAGTTTGGATCAACTCGTGGAAAACAAATACCTGCGGGGAATTCCCCGCGATCCGTTTACCCGAACTGAAGACAGTTGGAAATGCGTTGCCCCGGAACCGGGAGAATCTGGTGCAGTGGCTGAGGGAGGCTGTTTTGATGTCCGTAGCGGAAGCGATCTGATCGGGTTGAATGATACCCCTTATCAGGATTGGTGA
- a CDS encoding type II secretion system protein, which produces MSNQRGAVLLMLLVIVTLVGLLTGIAGSSWQTIVQRSKEEDLLWKGGQIRKAIGHYYDAVQKTGKVLKKYPPELTDLLLDPRFLEPTRHLRRSYPDPMTGADWDIIQAPGGGIMGVRSTSLKKPFKQDGFSDQDKDFVGKQTYLEWEFVYRPLEQNKKKIVPGIKAPAMYK; this is translated from the coding sequence TTGTCGAATCAGCGCGGCGCTGTTTTGCTGATGCTGCTGGTCATTGTGACGCTGGTGGGCCTGTTGACGGGGATTGCCGGGTCAAGCTGGCAAACGATCGTGCAGAGAAGCAAAGAGGAGGATCTGCTTTGGAAAGGGGGGCAGATCCGCAAGGCCATCGGTCATTATTATGACGCTGTCCAGAAAACCGGCAAGGTCCTGAAAAAGTATCCGCCGGAATTGACGGATCTGTTGCTGGACCCACGCTTTCTGGAACCGACCCGGCATTTGCGTCGTTCCTATCCTGATCCCATGACCGGAGCGGACTGGGATATTATTCAAGCCCCAGGCGGAGGAATTATGGGGGTTCGTTCCACGTCCTTGAAAAAACCTTTTAAGCAAGATGGTTTCAGTGACCAGGATAAGGATTTTGTCGGTAAGCAGACGTATCTGGAGTGGGAGTTTGTTTATCGGCCGCTGGAGCAGAACAAAAAGAAAATCGTACCGGGGATTAAGGCGCCGGCGATGTACAAGTAA